The nucleotide sequence CTATTAGATTAGTATTGGTAACTACTACTTCATAGGCCTTTTCTTTTCCTAAGTATGAGAATTCCTCCAGCATCTCCTCGGTAGTTTTCAAATACAGAGGTGCTTGATTATCTGCATCTTTAAACCCCTGGCCTGCCTCCAATATACGTCTATATATCTCGTCTTCAGGGTCCAAGAAATGTACGTCTCCGGTAGCTACTACAGGTTTGTTCAGCTTTTCTCCCAAGGCTACGATTTTTTTATTGATTTCCTTTAGATACTCCCTATTGGGTACCTGTTCCTGCCTTACTAGGTACTCGTTATTGCCTATAGGCTGGATTTCCAAGTAATCGTAAGTCTCTGCAATAGCTTCAATTTCCTCATCGGATTTTCCTAGTAGTATTGCCTGGTACAGCTCTCCTTCACTGCAGGCACTGCCAATTATTAAGCCCTCCGAATACTTTTTGTACATACTCTTTAGAATACGCGGTTTTTTATAAAAATAGTCCAAGTGAGAATAAGACACCAGCTTATATAAATTCTTTAATCCAACATAGTCCTTTGCCAAAATAATGGCATGATAGGTTTTAAGCTTTTTATATTCTTCCTTTTTGGCCTCTTCATCGGAGCCGTAGATATCTATATCCTCAAGGGTTTTTGCTCCTCTTTCCTTTAGCTTTTCCAGCATAACCTTAAATACCTTAACTGTGGTATCTACGTCATCCAAAGCTCTGTGTGCAACTTCTACTGTTATGCCAAGATGTTTCGCAATTCTTCCTAATTTATAAGTTTTGAATTCAGGAAATACTTCCTGTGCCAAGGATAAGGTATCCACATATGTAAAGTCAAAGTCATAACCTAAAACCTTGGCATTATGTTTTAAGAAGCCTATATCAAAGGAAGCATTATGGGCCACCAAAACACTGTCATTAATAAACTCCATAAGCTTAGGAAATACCTGCTCTATGGTTTCTGCATCTTTTACCATATCGTCGGTTATATTGGTTACTTCCACTACTTTTGCCGGTATAGGCTTTTCCGGATTTACAAAGCAACTGAACTCATCAATTACCTTACCATCTTTATATTTCATAATTCCTATTTCAGTGATTTTTTCCGTTACCGGTGAGAAACCTGTAGTTTCCAAGTCCAGTATGCAATAGGTAGTATCGATGCTCTGCCCCTTAGGATTAGTTACAGAAGTTTTTTTATCCGGTGCCAGGTAGGCTTCCACACCATATAGGACCTTCATGTCTGGATTATTTCTTCCAAGAAGTTTATGAGCTTCCGGAAATGCCTGCACCACTCCATGATCTGTTATGGCAATGGACTTCCATCCCCAGCTCATGGCCCTCTTAATTAAATCTGTAGCACTGCTCATGGCATCCATCTGACTCATCTGTGTATGCATATGAAGCTCTACTCTCTTTACCTCTGCCTTATCCTGTCGCTTAATCTTCCTTAAGCCCTCAGTTTCTATTATTGTGTTGACTATCATCTCAATTTCACCGGAAAACTTGCTGAAACCTGCATTACCTGCAATTTTCACGCCCTTTGCGCTCTTGAGCCTTGGTAATACTGTTTCCTCTTCACCGGCCTTTAAAAAGGCCTTGCAGGTCATGGAACTGGAACCGTCATATAAGTCGAAGGAAACCAAGATTTTTCCACTCTTTAATTCCTTTGACTCTATATTGGATATTTCACCTTCCAGTACTACTCTCCCCTCATCCGGTGTTATATCTGTGATTTTTATCACAGGGTCCTTTATTTTTGCGTTTCTACCTAATATCAAGGATGTATCTGCTTTCTTTCCATCATTTTCAGAACTTGCCTCTAATTTTTTCTCAGCAACTTCTTTAGGCTGTTGAGGTACTTTTATACTTACTACCTTAATCTCCCTTTGAGCTTGAAGCATTTGCTTTTCACGCTCTTCTTCCATCCTTGCCAAGTCCTCACTGCTAACTTTATCAGCAAAATTAATTTTATAGGCCGTACCGTACAAACTCTTCACAGCTTTCTGTATCTTTTTATCATAGTCCATGGACTTAAGAAAGTTTGATACCGGCACTTTAAAATTAAAATTTATGCTGTTGTTGACCACCTCATACTCACTGTTATTAAGCACTGCCCTTAGGGCAGGATATTTATCAGCCACAGAAAATACAATATTTTCTAACTCTTCTTCTATGGGTTTCTTGGAGGTCCCATCCGTATACTTTACAGATATATTAGCATCATTTAGTGCAAATCTTTCTCTTACAAATTTCCTAAGATACTCAAATTCCTTTGTATCTATATATTTATCAGAACTGATCTCCATATTCAAAGTCTTAGACTTCTTGCTTAACACCACCGATTCCACCAGTGCATTATTTATATTTCCGGCAGTATTATAATCACTAAAAATTTCATTTATTCTTTTCATGGTACTCTCGACCTTTCTCAAAATTTTTAGTACCTAATCATTATATAAGATAGATCTGTGCTTTGTCATGTAGGAAAAAACGGTATATGAGCACTTCATTATGATAAGAGACTATCAATCTATCTTATCTTTATTTTATTGAGTATTTTTAATTTAAATTATTGCATTCTCTCACTATCAATACCTGCATTAAATTCAGACTTAAAAGCTTAATTGCAATAAAAAGGAGCAATCTTACAAAAAAGTGCATATTTAATACTATAACCACATTATTAATTGCCTTTTAAGAAGTTTCCTTAAAAAAGGTGATGAAGATTTAGAAAGGAGGAAACTAAGGATGGAAATAATCACAAAATATATGACTAGAAATGACTGTTACAGAACTGGCCGTAAAATAAACGTAAAAGGAATTATGGTTCACTCTACAGCCACACCCGGAATTATGGCAGCTGACTGGTTTGACCGATGGAATAAGTCCTATGCTCTTGGGGAGATAGATAGGCAAGTTTGCGTTCATTCCTTTGTGGATGATAAGGTAGTTATGCAATATCTTCCCTGGGACCACAGAGGATGGCATGCAGGAGGACGTGCCAATGATACCCACATTGGTTTTGAAATCTGCGAGCCCGGCGGCTTCCGTTATGGAAGTGGCTCCACCATGGTTGGATATGATGTAAAGGTTAATGAGGAATACTTTAACAAGGTCTATGCCAATGCCGTTGACCTTTGCGTTTATCTTTGCAAGATGTTTGGTTTGACAGAAAAAGATATAATTGATCACTCAGAGGGCTACAAACTGGGTATAGCTTCCGCCCATGGCGATGTTATGCATTGGTTCCCCAAACATGGCAAGAGCATGGATACACTGAGAGCAGATGTAAAAAAAGCCCTTGAAGGCTCAAGTTCCCAGCCTCAGCCACAAGTACAGGATAAAGAAGTAATGGAACTGCAGCAAATCTTAAATAGATTAAAAATTACAGATTCTAATGGTAAGGCATTAGTGGTGGACGGCATCCACGGACCTTTAACCGCCTCCGCCATAAAGAAGTTACAATCTATTATGGATCTACAGCAGGTAGGTATTGCAGGTCCGGCTTCCTGGGCAGCTATAAGAGAGATTCTTTATAAGCCAATGGTATCATCAGGATCAACCGGCTATGCTGTAAGATATATTCAATGGCGTGTCAATACAGTCGTTGACGGAATCTTCGGTCCATTGACCCTAAAGGCCGTAAAAACCTGGCAAGCCTCTAATAAGCTTACCGCAGACGGAATTGTGGGTCCCAATACTTGGGCTAAGCTTATAGGTAATTTTTCGTAAATAAAAAGACATCAAGCAAAATGCTTGATGTCCTACCAACCTGGCAACGTCCTGCTCTTCCACTCAGTCTCCCGAGCAGTACCATCGGCGCTGTGAGTCTTAACCATCGTGTTCGGAATGGGAACGGGTGTAACCCTCACGCTATCATCACCAGATATCAGAGAAGTTTGTTCTCTGAAAATTGCACATAAGAATGTGTTTTAGGTCAAGTCCTCGACCTATTAGTACTAGTCAGCTGCACACATTACTGTGCTTACACCTCTAGCCTATCAACCTTGTGTTCTTCAAGGGGTCTTACTGACTTACGTCATGGGAAATCTTATCTTGAGGTGGGCTTCACGCTTAGATGCTTTCAGCGTTTATCCCGTCCCGACATAGCTACCCAGCGGTGCTCCTGGCAGAACAACTGGTACACCAGAGGTCAGTCCATCCCGGTCCTCTCGTACTAAGGACAGCTCCTCTCAAATTTCCTACGCCCGCGACGGATAGGGACCGAACTGTCTCACGACGTTCTGAACCCAGCTCGCGTGCCGCTTTAATGGGCGAACAGCCCAACCCTTGGGACCTACTTCAGCCCCAGGATGCGACGAGCCGACATCGAGGTGCCAAACCTCCCCGTCGATGTGGACTCTTGGGGGAGATCAGCCTGTTATCCCCGAGGTAGCTTTTATCCGTTGAGCGATGGCCCTCCCACGAGGTACCACCGGATCACTAAGTCCGACTTTCGTCCCTGCTCCACTTGTGGGTGTCGCAGTCAGGCTCCCTTCTGCCTTTACACTCTACGAACGATTTCCAACCGTTCTGAGGGAACCTTTGAGCGCCTCCGTTACTTTTTAGGAGGCGACCGCCCCAGTCAAACTGCCCACCTAACAATGTCCCGTCACCAGCTTCATGGTGTCCGGTTAGAATCTCAGTATCATCAGGGTGGTATCCCAAGGTTGACTCCACAAAGGCTGACGCCCTTGCTTCCAAGTCTCCCACCTATCCTGTACAGATAATACCGAAACTCAATGCTAAGCTACAGTAAAGCTCTACGGGGTCTTTCCGTCCAATCGCGGGTAGCAAGCATCTTCACTTGCACTACAATTTCGCCGGATTTGCAGTTGAGACAGTGCCCAAATCATTACGCCATTCGTGCGGGTCGGAACTTACCCGACAAGGAATTTCGCTACCTTAGGACCGTTATAGTTACGGCCGCCGTTTACTGGGGCTTAAGTTCATGCCTTCGCTTGCGCTAAGCAATCCCCTTAACCTTCCAGCACCGGGCAGGCGTCAGCCCCTATACATCAGCTTACGCTTTAGCAGAGACCTGTGTTTTTGCTAAACAGTTGCTTGGGCCTATTCTCTGCGGCCTACTCGCGTAGGCACCCCTTCTCCCGAAGTTACGGGGTCAATTTGCCGAGTTCCTTAACTGCAATTCTTCCGCTGGTCTTAGGATTCTCTCCTCACCTACCTGTGTCGGTTTGCGGTACGGGCACTACTTCACTCCCTAGAGGCTTTTCTTGGCAGCGTGGAATCAGATACTTCGCTACTAAATTTCGCTCCCCATCACACCTCAGCATTGAACAGACGGATTTGCCTATCTGTTCTGCCTAGATGCTTAGACCCACATCCAATAGTGGGCACATCCTATCCTCCTGCGTCACCCCATCGGTAATAACGCGTCATAGTGGTATCGGAATATCAACCGATTGTCCATCGCCTACGCCTCTCGGCCTCGGCTTAGGTCCCGACTAACCCTGGGAGGACGAGCCTTCCCCAGGAAACCTTAGGTTTTCGACCAAAGAGATTCTCACTCTTTTCTCGCTACTTATTCCAGCATTCTCTCTCCTGTACAGTCCACCACTCCTTTCGGTATGACTTCAGCCCGTACAGGATGCTCCTCTACCGCTGACGCGCAAGCGTCAACCCGTAGCTTCGGTGGTAAGTTTGAGCCCCGGACATCTTCGGCGCAGGATCTCTCGACTAGTGAGCTATTACGCACTCTTTAAATGAGTGGCTGCTTCTAAGCCAACATCCTAGTTGTCTTAGAAATCCCACATCCTTTTCCACTTAACTTACACTTAGGGACCTTAGCTGACGGTCTGGGCTTTTTCCCTTTTGACTACGGATCTTATCACTCGCAGTCTGACTGCCGGTATACAAGTATATGGCATTCGGAGTTTGATAGGGTTCAGTAAGCGCAATGCCCCCTAGCCCATTCAGTGCTCTACCTCCATTACTCAATTATCCGACGCTAGCCCTAAAGCTATTTCGAGGAGAACCAGCTATCTCCGAGTTCGATTGGAATTTCTCCGCTATCCACAGCTCATCCCATGGTTTTTCAACACCAACGTGGTTCGGGCCTCCACGGAATTTTACTTCCGCTTCACCCTGTCCATGGATAGGTCACCCGGTTTCGGGTCTACAGCATGCAACTATCCGCCCTGTTCAGACTCGGTTTCCCTTCGGCTCCGTACCTTAAGTACTTAACCTTGCTACATGCCGTAACTCGCTGGATCGTTCTACAAAAAGCACGTCATCACACAGATTAAGGACGGGGGACACACCTAAAGGTGAGTCCCGCCCAGAATATAGTGCTATGACCGGTTGTAGGCACACGGTTTCAGGTTCTATTTCACTCCCCTCCCGGGGTTCTTTTCACCTTTCCCTCACGGTACTTCTTCGCTATCGGTCATCAGGTAGTATTTAGCCTTGGGAGGTGGTCCTCCCTGCTTCCCACAAGGTTTCACGTGTCTCGTGGTACTCTGGATCAGATCTTCACTTTGACAGCTTTCACTTACGTGGCTGTTACACTCTGCGGCTTAACTTTCCAGAAATATTCAGTTAACCATCTCAGTGAGTTATGATCTGTCCGCAACCCCAGAAACAAGTTTCTGGTTTGGGCTCTTCCGCTTTCGCTCGCCGCTACTGACGGAATCGATTTTTCTTTCTCTTCCTCCAGGTACTTAGATGTTTCAGTTCCCTGGGTTTACCTTCCTTAAGCTATGGATTCACTTAAGGATACATGGGGTTACCCATGTGAGTTTCCTCATTCGGAGATCTCCGGATCACAGGCTATTTGCGCCTACCCGAAGCTTATCGCAGCTTATCACGTCCTTCTTCGGCTCCTGATGCCAAGGCATTCACCATGCGCCCTTTATAACTTGACCTTACTCGTCTCACGATAAGCGGCGCACTGCGTTGTTGCCGTCGTCGCTCCGGTCCTCATTGGCCTATCCAGCCAACTCCGGTCCTCACTCCTAGGCGCCTAGCATTGCTTGCTTCTCCTGAGACTCGTTGTCAGTGAACGGCGAGTCCATTCAGCTAAACAACTTTGTTATAAAGAACAATAATTGATATTATTCTTAGCTTTACTCCAGATATCCTACGGAAACTTAATTTAAACTTGTTTGAAAATCCCGAATCTTCAACGGGTTTTCAGGCATGTTTAAATTATTAGCTGTAGTTGGATATCTGCTTAATTTCTTATGTGCAATTTTCAAAGAACAACGGAATACTATTTTACACCGCTGACGCGTTGGCGTCAACCTGTAATTTCTTCCACTTGAAAGACGTTAGTCTTTCAAAATTGAACAGAGATTGGTCAGACCTGCGCTCTAAGTATCTCTTGGATATCTTTAGAGCAGGTTCTCCATAGAAAGGAGGTGATCCAGCCGCAGGTTCTCCTACGGCTACCTTGTTACGACTTCACCCCAATCGCTGACCCTACCTTCGGCCGCGTCCTCCTTGCGGTTAGACTACGGACTTCGGGTATTGCCAACTCTCATGGTGTGACGGGCGGTGTGTACAAGGCCCGGGAACGTATTCACCGCGACATGCTGATTCGCGATTACTAGCAACTCCGGCTTCATGCAGGCGAGTTTCAGCCTGCAATCCGAACTGGGACGAGTTTTATAGTTTTGCTCCGCCTCGCGGCTTTGCCTCTCGTTGTACTCGCCATTGTAGCACGTGTGTAGCCCTAGACATAAGGGGCATGATGATTTGACGTCATCCCCACCTTCCTCCGAGTTAACCCCGGCAGTCTTGCTAGAGTGCTCAACTTAATGGTAGCAACTAACAATAAGGGTTGCGCTCGTTGCGGGACTTAACCCAACATCTCACGACACGAGCTGACGACAACCATGCACCACCTGTCTTCCTGCCCCGAAGGGCTTCCCGCATTACCGGTAATTCAGGAGATGTCAAGTCTAGGTAAGGTTCTTCGCGTTGCTTCGAATTAAACCACATGCTCCGCTGCTTGTGCGGGCCCCCGTCAATTCCTTTGAGTTTTAATCTTGCGACCGTACTCCCCAGGCGGAATACTTAATGTGTTAACGGCGGCACAGAAGGTTGGACCCTCCTACACCTAGTATTCATCGTTTACGGCGTGGACTACCAGGGTATCTAATCCTGTTTGCTCCCCACGCTTTCATGCCTCAGCGTCAGTTACGGTCCAGAAAGTCGCCTTCGCCACTGGTGTTCTTCCTAATCTCTACGCATTTCACCGCTACACTAGGAATTCCACTTTCCTCTCCCGCACTCTAGATATCCAGTTTGAAATGCAGCACCCAAGTTAAGCCCGGGTATTTCACATCTCACTTAAATATCCGCCTACGCATCCTTTACGCCCAGTAAATCCGGACAACGCTCGCCACCTACGTATTACCGCGGCTGCTGGCACGTAGTTAGCCGTGGCTTCCTCCTCTGGTACCGTCATTATCGTCCCAGAAGACAAGAGTTTACAACCCGAAGGCCTTCATCCTCCACGCGGCGTTGCTGCATCAGGCTTTCGCCCATTGTGCAATATTCCCCACTGCTGCCTCCCGTAGGAGTCTGGACCGTGTCTCAGTTCCAATGTGGCCGATCACCCTCTCAGGTCGGCTACGCATCGTGGCCTTGGTGAGCCGTTACCTCACCAACTAGCTAATGCGCCGCGGGCCCATCTCATAGCGGATTGCTCCTTTAAAGTTGCCATCATGCGATAGCTGCTTATTATGCGGTATTAATCTCCCTTTCGGGAGGCTATCCCCCTCTATGAGGCAGGTTACCCACGTGTTACTCACCCGTCCGCCGCTGGGGACCGAAGTCCCCCGCTCGACTTGCATGTGTTAGGCACGCCGCCAGCGTTCGTCCTGAGCCAGGATCAAACTCTCAATTTAAAAGTTTGAACTCTAGCTTATCGCTAAATTTGTTTTTCAGACTTTCGTCTGTCAAAGAAATCGCTGACCATGATTTATTCTTGTAAAAGAATTATCTTTATCTCTGTTCAATTTTCAAAGACCAACTTGTTTAAGTTTCGCTGTCGTCTGACAGCTTGTTCATATTACCACGATTATTTCGCAGTGTCAACATCTTTTTCTAATTTTTTTGAAGAAATTTTAATCTCATTCAAATTTACTTTAGAAAAGATGGAACTCTATATTATCATGATACTTATTAACTGTCAACATATTATTTAACGGTCATTGCTTGTATCCGATAACTTAGCGCTTCAAGAGTTTCTCGAAGCGACAAGTGTTATAATATCATGTAAACTCTCACGAATTATTTACTTCAATTACGATTTAAAGGATTTATCTCCATATTTTGAGCATATACTCTTTTTTTCTACATTTTACACCTAGTGATACACGCGGCTATAGTGTAGTGGTTGTTGAAGCCAGCGCTAGCGGCAGAATATCTACTCCCCTTATTTAGTCTAAACAATTACTCACTACTACATATAGCACTGTTTCAAAAAAGCATTAATGATAAAGTTATAACTAAAAATTTGTCCATAAATTCTTTATAAAAACATTAAGGCATGCTATCGCGCATGCCTTAAAAATTATAAAATTGAAGATTTTTCATAGAGAAGCGGAGAAAAATTCACCATAATTATTCATTACTCACTACTAACTACTAATTATACTGCTGCAACCCGTGTTTTCACCTAAAGCTAAAATTAACCTTTGACAGCACCAGCCATTAAACTCTTTTGCACTTGATTGCTTAACGGTATATAAATGATGATTGTAGGCAGGGTAGCTATAACAAGTCCCGCTACGATAGGCCCCCAATTAGTAGTGTACTGTCCAGCCATGGACATAAT is from Clostridium thermarum and encodes:
- a CDS encoding peptidoglycan recognition protein family protein encodes the protein MEIITKYMTRNDCYRTGRKINVKGIMVHSTATPGIMAADWFDRWNKSYALGEIDRQVCVHSFVDDKVVMQYLPWDHRGWHAGGRANDTHIGFEICEPGGFRYGSGSTMVGYDVKVNEEYFNKVYANAVDLCVYLCKMFGLTEKDIIDHSEGYKLGIASAHGDVMHWFPKHGKSMDTLRADVKKALEGSSSQPQPQVQDKEVMELQQILNRLKITDSNGKALVVDGIHGPLTASAIKKLQSIMDLQQVGIAGPASWAAIREILYKPMVSSGSTGYAVRYIQWRVNTVVDGIFGPLTLKAVKTWQASNKLTADGIVGPNTWAKLIGNFS
- the polC gene encoding DNA polymerase III subunit alpha, translated to MKRINEIFSDYNTAGNINNALVESVVLSKKSKTLNMEISSDKYIDTKEFEYLRKFVRERFALNDANISVKYTDGTSKKPIEEELENIVFSVADKYPALRAVLNNSEYEVVNNSINFNFKVPVSNFLKSMDYDKKIQKAVKSLYGTAYKINFADKVSSEDLARMEEEREKQMLQAQREIKVVSIKVPQQPKEVAEKKLEASSENDGKKADTSLILGRNAKIKDPVIKITDITPDEGRVVLEGEISNIESKELKSGKILVSFDLYDGSSSMTCKAFLKAGEEETVLPRLKSAKGVKIAGNAGFSKFSGEIEMIVNTIIETEGLRKIKRQDKAEVKRVELHMHTQMSQMDAMSSATDLIKRAMSWGWKSIAITDHGVVQAFPEAHKLLGRNNPDMKVLYGVEAYLAPDKKTSVTNPKGQSIDTTYCILDLETTGFSPVTEKITEIGIMKYKDGKVIDEFSCFVNPEKPIPAKVVEVTNITDDMVKDAETIEQVFPKLMEFINDSVLVAHNASFDIGFLKHNAKVLGYDFDFTYVDTLSLAQEVFPEFKTYKLGRIAKHLGITVEVAHRALDDVDTTVKVFKVMLEKLKERGAKTLEDIDIYGSDEEAKKEEYKKLKTYHAIILAKDYVGLKNLYKLVSYSHLDYFYKKPRILKSMYKKYSEGLIIGSACSEGELYQAILLGKSDEEIEAIAETYDYLEIQPIGNNEYLVRQEQVPNREYLKEINKKIVALGEKLNKPVVATGDVHFLDPEDEIYRRILEAGQGFKDADNQAPLYLKTTEEMLEEFSYLGKEKAYEVVVTNTNLIAEMCQQISPISPDKATPHIDGCEQTIKDITYSRAHELYGDPLPQLVHDRLERELDSIIKNGFSVMYIIAQKLVWKSNEDGYLVGSRGSVGSSVVAYMTGITEVNALPPHYRCPKCKYSDFTDYGIKIGFDLPDKVCPVCGEQLAKDGIDIPFETFLGFNGDKEPDIDLNFSGEYQAKAHRYTEVIFGKGTTFKAGTIGTIAEKTAFGYVKKYFEDKGVQVNKAEILRLSKGCTGIKRTTGQHPGGIIVVPKGREIFEFCPVQHPADDPDSDIITTHFDYHSIDSNLLKLDILGHDDPTVIRMLQDLTGVDPKTIPLDDKATMSVFSSTEALNVTPDQINSKVGSFGIPEFGTKFVRGMLLDTKPKTFMDLICISGLSHGTDVWLGNAKDLIDNGIISSISDAVCTRDDIMVYLIKKGLPPNTAFKIMETVRKGKALKDPKFPEYEALMREHDVPEWYIQSCKKIKYMFPKAHAAAYVMMAFRIAWFKVHIPKAYYAAYFTIRAKAFDAEYMIFGKEKVKAKMKEIEAMGNMAAPKDKDMYDDLEIVLEMYERGIKFLPIDLSKAHATKFLVEEDGLRPPINSIAGMGNVAAESIYKAMQEEPFRSIEDVRKRAKVGNAAIDLLKKFDCLKGLPESDQMCFFDVI